A genomic window from Artemia franciscana chromosome 14, ASM3288406v1, whole genome shotgun sequence includes:
- the LOC136035723 gene encoding uncharacterized protein LOC136035723: protein MGIPIKIIYVSCIIGLALCAPLGTYDDSRTSPTVVPILKQINQVSNDGSYTFGYEAGDGSFKVETRDPLGNINGRYGFIDPEGNFKVVDYTAGNNAAFAAKADHIPVAMLPLPASSENSGAADLPFIPLMEITQAKKAIKLTNAEEDFSTDVDENGFPDALQNVIPNLKGASVAAPVADKAPVPTAVPMPQQQRIVPIYTVVRQISPSSSQSDPNTFIHQSPQEFPFSFVAPAQNAKLEQLNQARPQPKTAPQLAIGQFQSHSFQPQSFQFSPKFTSFN from the exons atatacgTCTCATGCATTATTGGCCTTGCTCTTTGTGCTCCGTTAGGCACTTATGACGACTCACGCACATCACCGACTGTAGTTCCGATACTGAAGCAAATCAACCAAGTCAGTAATGATGGTTCATATACCTTTGGTTATGAagctggagatggttcttttaag GTTGAAACTCGTGACCCCCTAGGCAACATAAATGGACGTTATGGATTTATCGATCCAGAAGGCAATTTTAAGGTAGTTGACTACACGGCTGGTAATAATGCTGCCTTTGCTGCCAAAGCTGACCATATTCCAGTAGCAATGTTACCTCTTCCAGCATCCAGTGAAAATTCAGGAGCTGCTGATTTACCATTTATTCCATTGATGGAAATTACACag gccaaaaaagcaataaaactaACTAACGCTGAAGAAGACTTTAGCACCGATGTTGATGAGAATGGATTTCCAGACGCCCTACAGAACGTTATTCCTAATCTCAAAGGGGCATCAGTAGCTGCCCCAGTAGCCGATAAAGCACCTGTTCCGACAGCAGTGCCTATGCCACAACAACAGAGAATAGTTCCTATCTACACTGTTGTTCGTCAAATATCCCCCTCAAGTTCTCAGTCTGATCCCAATACATTCATCCATCAAAGTCCACAGGAATTTCCGTTCTCCTTTGTTGCTCCTGCTCAAAATGCCAAACTTGAACAACTGAATCAAGCTCGCCCTCAACCAAAGACAGCTCCTCAGCTTGCAATCGGACAGTTCCAGTCTCATTCTTTCCAGCCTCAATCTTTTCAGTTTAGCCCAAAGTTTACTTCATTTAACTAG